One window from the genome of Eleginops maclovinus isolate JMC-PN-2008 ecotype Puerto Natales chromosome 15, JC_Emac_rtc_rv5, whole genome shotgun sequence encodes:
- the arv1 gene encoding protein ARV1: protein MGKDSFRCVECNEKAPELHRDYSNGILKITICESCQKPVDKYIEYDPVIILIDAILCKTQAFRHILFNTSLNIHWKLCVFCLLCEAYLRWSQLHGTEQSSDPADIIRYTKEWEFYGMFGLAALELAAFCGGVLCFLWVVVGGLQGKTLDFSLLLQALLLSCYGKVLLIPAVIWEHDYSPLCLGLIKMFVLTSNSQAIRVILNSSRRLSLLAVCVGLLTETCASQACESLLWSGQDMLTFD, encoded by the exons ATGGGGAAAGATAGCTTTAGATGTGTTGAATGTAACGAAAAAGCACCAGAGTTACACCGGGATTACAGCAACGGGATCCTGAAGATAACAATATGT gagtCGTGCCAGAAGCCAGTGGACAAATACATTGAATATGACCCAGTTATCATCCTGATTGATGCCATTTTGTGCAAGACGCAGGCTTTTAGACACATTTTGTTCAACACAAGTCTGAAT ATCCACTGGAAgttgtgtgtgttctgcctGCTGTGTGAGGCGTACCTCAGGTGGTCTCAACTCCACGGCACCGAGCAGAGCAGCGACCCCGCTGACATCATCAGGTACACCAAGGAATGGGAGTTCTACGGCATGTTTGGATTGGCCGCCCTCG AGCTGGCAGCGTTCTGCGGCGGCGTGCTGTGCTTCCTCTGGGTGGTGGTGGGTGGTCTGCAGGGGAAGACCCTCGACTTCAGCCTGCTGCTCCAGGCTCTGCTGCTGTCCTGCTACGGGAAGGTCCTCCTCATCCCCGCCGTCATCTGGGAGCACGACTACTCCCCGCTCTGCCTGGGCCTCATCAAGATGTTCGTGCTCACCTCTAACTCGCAGGCTATCAGAG TGATCCTGAACAGCAGCAGACGGTTGTCTCTGTTGGCGGTGTGTGTGGGTCTGCTGACAGAGACCTGCGCGTCTCAGGCCTGTGAGAGTCTTCTGTGGAGCGGCCAGGACATGTTGACTTTTGATTGA
- the fam89a gene encoding sprT-like domain-containing protein Spartan encodes MNGKSTNGSLGGMACIEGLPPLPKSLSGLLNSSGGSWRDMERMYVKKTMIQDDLSRGRNNTDNLLTHKPANLDAALALLRKEMVGLRQQDMSLLCQLWSLHESIQDYKGSCQDLSAASSLSMMENGYFDEDDEDYPEPGATPTGEKPDGELGDGAAKNGSGVGKDDSWDSFHVNI; translated from the exons ATGAATGGTAAGTCTACGAACGGTTCGTTGGGGGGGATGGCCTGCATCGAGGGTCTTCCCCCGCTGCCGAAGAGCCTGAGCGGCTTGCTGAACTCCAGCGGCGGCTCCtggagagacatggagaggatgtACGTGAAGAAGACCATGATCCAGGACGACCTGAGCCGGGGCAGGAACAACACCGACAACCTGCTGACCCACAAGCCGGCCAACTTGGACGCTGCCCTGGCTCTGCTCAGGAAAGAAATG GTGGGCTTGCGTCAGCAGGACATGTCCCTGCTGTGCCAGCTGTGGTCCCTCCACGAGTCCATCCAGGACTACAAGGGCAGCTGCCAGGACCTGAGTGCCGCCTCCAGCCTCAGCATGATGGAGAACGGGTACTTTGACGAGGACGACGAGGATTACCCGGAGCCTGGCGCCACTCCCACCGGGGAGAAGCCGGACGGAGAGCTGGGAGACGGAGCGGCAAAGAACGGGAGCGGCGTCGGAAAAGACGACAGCTGGGACTCTTTTCACGTCAACATCTGA
- the sprtn gene encoding DNA-dependent metalloprotease SPRTN: protein MDDDFMLALRLQEQFDNEYETPSYSTSAFDDEGFGQSSKKRKVEVSGSSVVPYWKPKAQPDRPLSIVDSSWETLDPSPDVRAMFLEFNDTFFWGKLSGVEVKWSARMTLCAGVCSYEGRGGLCSIRLSEPLLKLRPRKDLVQTLLHEMIHALLFVTQNNRDRDGHGPEFCKHMNRINDATGTKISVYHSFHDEVDVYRQHWWKCDGPCQNRKPYFGFVKRAMNRAPSAQDPWWGDHMRTCGGTYTKVKEPEGYGKKGKKNEKTSEKKALGKEKPRSTTTVSGSQDIRNLIPFSGKGFLLGGNPSLTAVVPPSPKKLFPPSSPAKSLTSPVRPRDPRQKPPKNRSVSNTRAFVNINGSPVRITKPSSGSNRSQDAGRLSQRSIDGVFNSASLRKPTGLSSDTETKRDSPNAALSASAVIPKQNNNLTSRGSPSKPSHSGGSSGTKGSPVKPTQSKYFSHTNSGGTSGAAPASRKRPWDDRGNSSSIHDFFQKTLGSDSAASRDLGKTKSPAMQQRTATATSSASSSTSSIPSSAGMLTFTPPTSSTSSSSALTVSCPVCQAQVQESKINQHLDSCLS, encoded by the exons atggATGACGATTTTATGCTAGCTCTTCGGCTCCAGGAGCAGTTTGACAATGAATACGAGACACCATCATATTCAACCAGTGCCTTTGATGATGAAGGCTTCGGACAGAGCAGTAAGAAGCGGAAAGTGGAGGTATCTGGAAGTAGTGTTGTTCCCTACTGGAAGCCAAAAGCGCAGCCCGATAGGCCGCTGTCCATCGTAGACTCCTCCTGGGAGACGCTGGACCCCAGTCCCGATGTCAGAGCCATGTTTCTGGAGTTCAATGACACCTTCTTCTGGGGGAAACTCAGCGGTGTGGAGGTGAAGTGGAGCGCAAGGATGACACT gTGTGCTGGTGTTTGTTCTTATGAGGGCCGAGGGGGTCTGTGTTCGATCAGACTCAGTGAGCCTCTGCTGAAGCTTAGACCAAGGAAAGACCTGGTACAG ACTCTCCTTCATGAAATGATTCACGCGCTGCTGTTCGTGACCCAGAACAACCGAGACAGAGACGGTCACGGCCCTGAGTTCTGCAAACACATGAACCGCATCAACGATGCCACTGGGACAAAGATTTCT GTCTACCACAGTTTCCACGATGAGGTGGACGTGTACCGGCAGCACTGGTGGAAATGTGACGGGCCCTGTCAGAACCGCAAGCCCTACTTCGGTTTTGTGAAGAGGGCCATGAACCGGGCCCCTTCTGCTCAGGATCCGTGGTGGGGGGACCACATGAGGACGTGTGGAGGGACCTACACTAAGGTCAAAGAGCCGGAAGGATACGGCAAAAAAGGCAAGAAGAACGAGAAGACCTCAGAGAAGAAGGCTTTGGGAAAGGAAAAGCCTCGGAGCACAACTACAG tttCTGGATCCCAGGACATAAGGAACCTCATCCCATTCAGTGGCAAAGGCTTCCTGCTCGGAGGGAATCCCTCCCTCACAGCAGTGGTGCCTCCTTCTCCAAAGAAGCTCTTCCCGCCATCATCTCCAGCTAAAAGCCTTACTTCTCCTGTTCGGCCCCGGGATCCGAGGCAGAAGCCGCCTAAGAACAGGTCTGTCAGCAACACCAGGGCTTTTGTCAACATCAACGGCTCGCCAGTGAGAATCACCAAACCCAGCAGTGGTAGCAACCGAAGCCAAGACGCAGGTAGACTCAGTCAGAGGTCCATCGATGGCGTCTTCAACAGCGCCAGCCTCAGGAAGCCAACGGGTCTATCCTCTGACACGGAAACTAAAAGAGATTCTCCCAATGCGGCTCTCTCTGCGTCTGCCGTCATTCCTAAACAGAATAACAATCTAACATCCAGAGGGAGTCCGAGTAAACCCAGCCATTCTGGGGGCTCATCGGGAACCAAAGGCAGCCCTGTTAAACCAACTCAGTCCAAGTATTTCAGTCATACGAACAGCGGCGGCACATCAGGAGCTGCTCCGGCGTCGAGGAAGAGGCCGTGGGATGACCGTGGGAACTCCTCCAGCATCCATGACTTTTTCCAGAAAACATTAGGCAGCGATTCAGCAGCGTCGAGGGACTTGGGGAAGACAAAATCTCCCGCAATGCAGCAAAGAACGGCCACTGCCACCTCCTCTGCATCCTCCTCTACTTCTTCTATCCCTTCCTCTGCAGGGATGCTCACTTTTACCCCCCCCACGTCTTCCACATCGTCCTCCTCCGCACTGACGGTCAGCTGTCCTGTGTGCCAGGCGCAGGTGCAGGAGTCAAAGATCAACCAGCATCTTGATTCCTGCCTCTCCTAA
- the exoc8 gene encoding exocyst complex component 8: MSETGNRLRKLLESQNFDPQNYVKQLSQQSDGDRDLQEHRQKIQNLADETAQNLKKNVYKNYRQFIETAKEISYLESEMYQLSHILTEQKSIMESITQALISTDKDETSKEMQAAFPKETEELKQRTLTSLLEKVEGGKNIMDTPGRHLVYNGDLVEFDVDNMSPIQKVHAFLMNDCLLIATWLPNRRGTVKYKYNALYDLESFAVVNVKDNPPMKDMFKILMFPDSRIFQAENSKIKKEWLEILDETKKNKVTKDKHKKEEEVPTSPVRVEVSTNPFDQEEEQEPAGEAEENVDLSLEWIQELPEDLDVCIAQRDFEGAVDLVDKLNEYLKEQPVTQRVKELRLKVEERVRQLTDVLVFELSPDRSLRGGPKATRRAVSQLIRLGQSTKACELFLKNRAAAVQTAIRQLRIEGATLLYIHKLCNIFFTSLLETAKEFEMNFAGNTGCYSAFVVWSKTTMRMFVDAFSKQVFDSKESLSTAAECVKKAKEHCQQLTEIGLDLTFTLQSLLVKDIKAALQSYNDIIIEATKHRNSEEMWRRMNLMTPEALAKLKDEMRSCGIASFDQYTGDDCWVNLSYTIVAFTKQMMSFLEEGLKLYFPELHMVLLESLREIILVAVQHVDYSLRCEQDPEKKAFIMQNASFLHDTVLPVVERRFEEGVGKPAKQLQDLRKTTRPVRINPESTTSMV, encoded by the exons ATGTCTGAAACGGGGAATAGACTCCGCAAGCTGCTCGAATCGCAAAATTTCGACCCGCAGAATTACGTGAAGCAGCTGTCACAGCAGTCCGATGGAGACAGAGATCTGCAGGAACACCGTCAAAAGATCCAAAACCTGGCCGACGAAACGGCTCAAAACCTGAAGAAAAATGTCTACAAGAACTACAGACAGTTCATTGAAACGGCTAAAGAGATTTCCTACCTGGAGAGTGAGATGTACCAGCTGAGCCACATCCTGACCGAGCAGAAGAGCATCATGGAGAGCATCACTCAGGCCTTGATTTCCACAGATAAGGATGAGACTTCTAAAGAAATGCAGGCTGCTTTCCccaaagagacagaggagctgaagcagAGGACACTCACCTCACTGCTGGAGAAAGTAGAAGGGGGTAAAAACATCATGGACACCCCAGGGAGGCACCTGGTCTACAATGGTGATCTTGTTGAGTTTGATGTTGACAACATGTCCCCTATCCAGAAGGTGCACGCTTTCCTCATGAACGACTGTCTGCTAATCGCCACCTGGCTGCCAAACCGCAGAGGAACCGTGAAGTACAAATACAACGCCCTGTACGACCTGGAGAGCTTTGCAGTGGTCAACGTGAAGGACAACCCTCCCATGAAAGACATGTTCAAGATCCTCATGTTCCCAGACAGTCGCATCTTCCAGGCGGAGAATAGCAAGATCAAGAAGGAGTGGCTGGAGATCCTGGACGAAACCAAGAAGAACAAAGTCACCAAGGACAAGCacaagaaggaggaggaggtcccCACTTCTCCTGTGAGAGTCGAGGTGTCCACCAATCCTTTCGatcaggaggaggaacaggagccAGCAGGTGAGGCTGAAGAAAACGTGGACCTCAGCCTCGAGTGGATCCAGGAGCTGCCCGAGGATCTGGACGTCTGCATCGCCCAGAGAGACTTCGAGGGCGCCGTGGACCTGGTGGACAAGCTGAACGAGTACCTGAAGGAGCAGCCGGTCACCCAGAGGGTCAAAGAGCTGAGGCTGAAGGTGGAAGAGCGGGTGCGGCAGCTGACCGACGTCCTGGTGTTCGAGCTGTCTCCAGACCGGTCCCTTCGGGGAGGACCTAAAGCCACCAGGAGGGCCGTGTCCCAGCTGATCAGACTAG gcCAGTCCACCAAGGCCTGCGAGTTGTTCCTGAAGAACCGCGCTGCTGCGGTACAGACGGCCATACGGCAGCTGCGCATAGAAGGAGCCACGCTGCTCTACATCCACAAACTCTGCAACATCTTCTTCACCAGCCTGCTGGAGACGGCCAAGGAGTTCGAGATGAACTTTGCTGGGAACACGGGCTGCTACTCCGCCTTCGTGGTCTGGTCCAAAACCACCATGAGGATGTTTGTGGACGCCTTCAGCAAGCAG GTGTTCGACAGTAAGGAGAGCCTGTCCACAGCAGCAGAGTGCGTTAAAAAGGCGAAGGAGCACTGCCAGCAGCTGACGGAGATCGGCCTGGACCTGACCTTCACGCTGCAGTCGCTGCTGGTCAAAGACATCAAGGCGGCACTGCAGAGCTACAACGACATCATCATCGAAGCCACCAAGCACCGAAACTCTGAGGAGATGTGGAGGAGGATGAACCTCATGACCCCCGAGGCCCTGGCTAAACTCAAG GACGAGATGCGCAGCTGTGGCATCGCCAGCTTCGATCAGTACACCGGCGATGACTGCTGGGTGAACCTGAGCTACACCATCGTGGCCTTCACCAAGCAGATGATGAGCTTCCTGGAGGAGGGCCTGAAGCTCTACTTCCCCGAGCTGCACATGGTGCTGCTGGAGAGCCTGCGGGAGATCATCCTGGTGGCCGTGCAGCACGTGGACTACAGCCTGCGCTGCGAGCAGGACCCCGAGAAGAAGGCCTTCATCATGCAGAACGCCTCCTTCCTCCACGACACCGTGCTGCCCGTGGTGGAGCGGAGGTTCGAGGAGGGCGTAGGAAAACCCGCCAAACAGCTGCAGGACCTGAGGAAGACCACCAGGCCGGTTCGGATCAACCCAGAGAGCACAACGTCCATGGTGTGA